The Celeribacter indicus genomic interval GCAAAGCGCCCCTGCAGCAAAGACCAGTTTTTTCATCCGGCACATCTTTACTTCGCCTCGTAGCGGAATTTCGCGTGACATGCCGAACATGTCTGGGTCACCATGTTGAATGCCCCATCTGCGGGCATCGAGGCATAGTCCATCATCGGGCTTCCTGACGAAGTTCCCATCATGGACGAAGCTCCCATCATGCTTCCGGGGGATTGCGTGCCCATCATGGAGCCTGCATCCATTCCCGCACCTGACGCCATAAGCCCGTTGTCGGCGGCCTCGGCAAGACCTTCGCTAACCACCTTGAGCTGCTCTGCGAGCGCACTGAATTCTTCCCAATCCGACCAGATCTCGGACTTTGCTTCGGACGGTTTCCCAGCAGACCCTTCGGGAAACAATTCGGTCATGCCTTCGCTATGTTCGACAAAGACGCGTGCTCCCGTACGAACAGCTTCAGCATCATAGGTGATTTCACCACGCATCATCGGAGCCAGTTCTTTGACCGATTGCCCCATGGCCATCATGCCGTCCATGCGTTCTTTGACGACACCTTCCGCGCCACCATGTGCAAATGCAGCTGCGGCCATTGTCGTTCCAGCCAAGAGGCCGATCATCAGTTTGCTTTTCATCGTTCCGTATCCTGTATTTCCATGCTTGATAGATTTAATTTGATGAGGCGTGGTTGCCCCTAGGTCAGGATAGGTGTTTGGGAGGCGGGGTGTCCCTTAGGACATTCCGGTTAGAAAAGCTCTGATCTGGATGTTCGCGAGGCAATTGCGACAAGTTGGTCGAAGCTCTCGGAGCTGATAAAATGACAATTACCATATTTTTCGAGCAGTCCGGCCCCGGATCGCAATGCCCGGGGAGAAGATTATCTGCATCTTCCTCATGAGAGGTCTGATGTTTTTGCGCACTTCGTTCGGAAACTTTGGCAGCGACCGTTTCATGGCCAATTGCATCGAGAGATCCCGCCGGGAGGACGACAAATAACGCGATCGAGACCAACAGGAGAATCTGGATCGCGCTACGGAATATGTTCAGCCTGGCGACCAAAGTCAGTTGATCCCGTTCGCGCGCTGCAGTTCGCGCACGTATCCCGCAATCATCTTCACATCACCTTGGGTGAGGCCTTCAACGGGAGGCATATTGCCAAAATTCCAGTGATGAGATTGGACGCCGTTTTGCGCCGCATTCAGGAACGCGGCATCCGAATGGTGGTTCGGCTCGTAGATTTTGTGAACAAGCGGAGGAGCGACCCCATTCTGGCCTGCGGCATTTTCACCATGACAGCTGGCGCATTTTGCCTCGAACGCGCGTTGCCCCATTTGGGCTTGCGGAGAGAATTCAGCTGGAAGGAGTACATTGGCAATGGGCGCGCCCTGAGGTATGCCGCTCGTGTCCGGCGGAACCATTGAGTGTCCTTGAGCAGTCTGCGCCGGGGCCGGCTGCAACGCCTGCCAACCGACCGCTCCAAGGCCGAGCACGAAGAACCCGCCAACGAACCATCCCCAGAAATTCATAGTGTTTTACTCTCCTGCATGTGATCCGTTCAGATCAACTTAACCTGCGTCCCGACCGGCGTGCGGTCGAAGACCTCTTCTATATGTTCGTTGTAAAGGCCGATGCAGCCGTTTGATGATCTACGCCCGATTTTCCGCGTGTCTTGAGTTCCGTGGATCCTGTAGTATTGCCACGACAGATAGAGCGCACGCGTTCCCAAAGGATTGGAGGGATCTCCTCCAGGCACATAGGCTGGCCATTCCGGGTTGCGTTCACGCATTGAAGGGGTCGGCGCCCAACCTGGATTTTCCCGTTTCTCGACAACTTCTGTATACCCGCGCTTCGTCAATTCATCAGTCAAGGGAACAGAGGTCGGGTAAATCCGCATTGAACCGCTCCGGGTTTGCCGGAGGCTGTTTGGTTTAAGTTATGCGGCTATGGTCTTAGTTACCAGAGCTGCGTAGAAGTTTGCCTCTGCTTCCGCTGGTGGGATGTTCCCGATGGGCTCGAGGAGGCGGCGATTGTTGAACCAGTCGACCCATTCCAGAGTGGCGTATTCCACGGCGTCCAGACTGCGCCACGGGCCACGGCGGTGGATGACCTCCGCCTTGAAGAGACCATTGATTGTCTCGGCCAAAGCGTTGTCATAGCTGTCACCGACGCTGCCGACCGAGGGTTCGATTCCTGCCTCGGCCAAGCGTTCGGTGTATTTTATCGCCAGGTATTGCGATCCGCGGTCTGAGTGATGGATCAGTCCCACACCAGGCTGCCGCTGATGAACAGCCTGTTCCAAAGCGTCGAGAACGAAGCCTGTGTGAGCCGTGCGGCTGACGCGCCACCCAACGATCCGGCGCGCGAACGTGTCGATCACGAATGCCACATAAACGAACCCTTGCCAGGTGGCGACATAGGTGAAATCGCTGACCCAGAGCATGTTCGGTGCCGGCACCCGGAATTGCCGGTTTACCTTGTCCATCGGGCACGGCTGCTTCTTGTCAGGGATCGTCGTTTTATGCGGCTTGCCCCGGATGACGCCCTGCAGGCCCAAATCCTTCATCAACCGGGCTATCGTGCATCGGGCCACATCAAATCCTTCCCGCCGCATCTGGCGCCAGACTTTGCGCACGCCATAGACCTTGTAATTCTCATCGAACACGCGCTCGATCTCGGGGCGAAGCTCGTCGTCGCGCTTGAACCGATCCGAGCGCAGATCAGGGTCGGCCCGTTTGGCCAGATGATCGTAGTATGTGGACGGGGCAATCGGCAGGTGCTTGCAGATCGGCTCGACCCCGAGCTCTCCACGATAATCGTCGATAAAGGCGATCATGACTTCGGTCGGCGGTCGAGCTCCGCCATCGCAAAATACGCCGACGCCTTCCGCAGGATCTCATTCGCCTGCTTGAGTTCGCGGTTCTCGCGCTCCAGCGCCTTCATCTTCTCGGCCATCTCGGTACTGACCCCAGCACGGTCGCCACGATCAATCTCTGCCTTTTTGACCCAGTCATTCAGCGTGTTCGTCGAACAGCCTATCTTCGCCGAGATCGATACGATCGCTTGCCAGCGGCTCTCATGCTGACCGGCGTTGTCCAAAACCATACGAACCGCTCGCTCGCGCACTTCAGGGGAATATTTGTTCGTTGTCTTGCTCATGATGCTCCATCCTACTCAAGAGTTGGAGCCTCCGGCAAACCCGGAGCGGTTCACATCTCTTCATCTTCTGTCCAGTGTTGGAGCACCTTTGTGACAGTATCCGAAATGATGATGCCCTTCCCGAGACGGTCAAAGTGATCACGCCAATTGTGGAGAACGAACGACGAGATATTGCGTCTTACCACACCAGCCTCTTCCGCCCGGAGAGTGTGGGGGGTCATCAAGAATGCGCCTGAAATTGCAATCAGGCTCCGCCTGTTCAAACTCGGTCTCTCTGCCATTTGTTCGTCCTTGGTTACTCAATTGGACGAGACAGGCATTGCTCAGATGGGGCTGAATCTCAACCGCAACAGGCCGCAAGATTTGTATCGAAGTGTATCCTTGACCTTCCAGCGGGAGATCAAGCTAAACAGGATACGTTGACCAAAATCAGAGGTGGATTCCATGCAAGAGGATAGCGAGTCAGGTGGCAATCGCCACGGAAAGTTGATGCACTGGGGCATGATGGCTTGCTGTGCTGTCATGCTTCTACCCATCGCAGCTTTCCTGATTGGCGGAGGCACCGTCGCAGGCCTTTGGGCAAACGCTACCGTCTTTGCGCCTCTGGTGCTCTGCGTTGGCGCCCATTTTGTGATGCACAAGATGATGGGGCGTTCATGCCATGGAAGCGACAAGCACAAGAAGACCGCCCCCCAGCCAGTGCTGATTGAAGATATGACCGACAGCGCCGTCCGGCGGTAAGTCGAAATGAGAACAAGAGCGCGGCTGGCGACTGTCTTCTTGGGAGCGATTTTCGTGAGCGCTTGTTCCGGCGGACCAGTCCTGTGCCCGACAAACCCGCCGCCAACTTTGTCGACAAAGTCACCAGAGCTGGAGCTGCCCAATGGATGTCGTCTGGCAGGGCCTATCTCCAACGGTGTGGGCCAGTTGGATTGTGTAAACGGCCGATCAGGCTTTGTTGCCACTCAAGTTCAAAGCCTGGAGATAGTGCGATGACCATCTGGCGCTCGCCAATCCGTCTTGCTTTCTGCGGTACCCTCGCTGCCGCAATGTTCTGGCTCTTGATCCCCTTTGCTGCAACGGCCGAGGTATCAGTCGCCCACAAGGTCACTGCGGTGGAAGCGCGGCTGATCTCCGCCGAGGATGCCGTTTCCGCCGAAGCTCAAACGCTCTCCGCCGGTCTGGATCTGAACCTTGCTGACGGATGGAAAACCTATTGGCGTTCGCCTGGCGAGGTTGGCATTCCGCCACAGATCGACTGGAGCGGGTCGACGAATGTCGCGGGCGTTGATTTCCTATGGCCTGCGCCCGAGCGGTTCACTGCCTTTGGCATCGAAAACTTCGGCTATCATGATGAGGTTGTCTTTCCACTTCAGATCACCCTGAAGGATCCTGGGGAACCTGTCGAACTCAGAGCAAACGTCAAGCTCTTGACCTGCTCAGCAGTTTGTGTCCCCCAGGATTTTGACTTGGCACTTTCGTTGCCTCAGGGGAACTCAATCGATCAAGTCTCGGCTAATCGTATCGGGGCATTTCTCGCACGCGTTCCGGCGGAAGGAGGAGCGGCAGGCGTGACCGCCGCCACATCCCATATAAACGATGATTTCACCCGCCTAACGATAGAAATAGCTGCCACGACTGCCTTCAAAACCCCGGACGTCTTTCCTGAAATTGGTGATGGCAACACGTTGGGGAAGCCCGACATTCGCCTTGGGGCAAGCGGGCGAACGCTTTGGGCTGAATTCCCAATTCTTGCCTACATGGCAGATACAGACGCGCCGCCACGGGTAACCGTGACGGACGGGCCGGATCACGCCCTCACCGTCACGCCAGATCGGGCAACAACCGCCCCAACTCCCCCTTTCAGTATTGATCGGGTGGTCCCCGGCATTGATCAAGTGATCTGGATCGCCATCATCGCTTTTCTTGGGGGCTTGATCCTGAACGCCATGCCTTGCGTGCTTCCTGTTCTGTCGATCAAGTTATCTTCTGCCCTGAAATCCGAAGGACGCGGCAATGCCCAAGTCAGGGCAGGCTTCTTGGCCGCCGCCGCCGGAGTCATGGTCTTTATGTGGGCACTCGCGGCTGTTCTCTTCGCATTGCAAAAGATTGGCGTTGCCGTCGGTTGGGGGCTCCAGTTCCAGAGCCCAACGTTCCTGGTTCTGATGCTCCTGATCCTTGGTCTGTTCACCGCAAACCTGTTTGGACTGTTCGAATTCTCTTTGCCTGCCGCCCTGACAACGCGGTTGATGAAAGCAGGAGGTACGGCCGGGTATGGAGCGGATTTTGCCACCGGATTTTTCGGGGCGGTCATGGCTACTCCCTGCTCCGCGCCGTTTCTTGGAACAGCTATCGCATTCGCACTTGCGGGGCGGGTGATAGACATCGCTGTCGTTTTCACCTTTCTCGGGTTAGGTCTGGCCAGCCCATATCTGTTGGTGGCCATCGTGCCGAACGTTGTTCGGTTCGTGCCCAAGCCCGGCCGCTGGATGATCGCCTTGAAAGCCGGCCTTGGCATCCTCCTGATGGGTACCGCGGCATGGCTGTTCTATGTCCTGCTCGGCGTTGCTGGATCGCGCGCGGCCCTAACAGTTGCATCTCTCGGTGCGGTTATGCTCTTCATAGCGGCATCGCCCTGGGTGCCAAGATCTCTTCGCTGGCCCTTTGGGCTGGCGCTGGCGGCACTCGCGGTCGCGGCCGCGCCATTCTTGGCAACACCCGCCGCACCCGATGCCCAAGCAGGAAAAATTGCCTGGGTCACATTTGACCGCGGCGATTGTCGCGTAGCCCTTAATTGTGAGATGAGAAATCCAACGAAATCAACGGCCTTGCTTTGCCCTTAAATATGATATTTTGCCTTTAAATCCGATATTTTTGCCCTTAAACCTGAGACAGGGTTCGCAGCTTCGTGTGGCAAATATTGATGGATGATGATCGCGAAGACTTCGTTGCCGCTGGTGCTGAGGAGGCGCGCAGGGCGGCCGTTCTGCGTCCGCTTGTTCAGGCATATCTCAAAGGAACTGGCAGTCTGGAAAGTGGCATCAATGACGCCGTTTGGGAGCTTGGTGTCAGCAGGGCGACTGTCTGGCGCTGGATAAAGCGTCTGGCCGAAGAGGGTGGGCGCACCAGCGCGCTGGCTTCTCGGAAACGGGGCCGCCCGACTGGTACAACCTTGATATCCGGCAAGGTGGAAGCGGTGATCGAAGAACATCTTCGCCGTTATTTCTTACGGCGGGAACGCCCAAGCCTGTCGCGCATCGTGACAGAAATCCGAAGCGCGTGCTGGCAGCAGGGCTTGCAACCGCCGACACGTCGGACGGTTCAGCGCAGGCTGGATGCAATGGATGCCCGTGAAATTGCCAAGGCACGCGAAGGCGCAAAGGCGGCCCGCCAGAAATTTGCGCCGGTCGTAGGCGACAACAAGGCAAACCGGCCACTGGAGGTCGTGCAAATCGACCATACGCCTGCGGACATCATTCTCGTCGACAGTTTTGAACGCAAACCAATTGGGCGGCCTTGGGTCACGCTGGCGATCGACGTCGCAACGCGGATGGTGACCGGATATTACACCTCTCTCGAGGCACCTTCGCGTCTGTCGGTGGCGCTTTGCCTGACACAGGCTGTGGCCCCCAAGGCGGAACTTCTGGCGGAATTGGTGCGCAATGTTCCTTGGCCCGCGCAGGGTAAACCGCATAGCATCCACGTCGATAACGGGCGCGATTTCCGGTCGCATGCCTTTCGGTCGGCATGTGCGGAATGGGGGATCGATCTGGTCTATCGGCCGCCAGGCAGTCCTCATTTCGGAGGGCACATCGAACGATTGATCGGCACGATGATGGGGGCCGTGCACCTGTTGCCTGGAACAACGCAATCCTCGGTCGTGGCCAAGGGCGACTATGACGCCGAGGGCATGGCCACGATGACCTTAAGCGACTTCGATCGCTGGTTTGCTCTGGAAATCTGCCGCTACAACAACAGCATTCATTCAAGTCTTGGCTGCACGCCCGTTGCCAAATGGGAGGCGCTCTCAGAGCAAATGATGGGCGATATCCCCTTCGAGATTGAAGCCTTTCGGGTGAGCTTTCTGCCAAGTGAACTGCGCAAGGTCAGGCGTGACGGCATCCATCTGTTCCAGATACGGTACTGGTCCGATGCGCTTGCAGGCCACATCGGGCGCGGGGATGGAAAGGTGGTCGTCCGCTACGACCCTCGCGACCTCTCGGTGATCTGGGTCGAACTGGATAATGACCGATACGTCGAAGCTCGGTACCGAAACCTGGAAATTCCGCCTGTGTCGCTCTGGGAATATCGCGAAGCCATGAGGAATGCCCGTGCCCTTGGCAAGTCCGGGTCCAATGAGCTGGTCCTGGCTGAGCTGATCCGACAGCAACGCCAAATCGAGTCTGAAAGCCGGAGCCTGACGAGGGCCGAACGCCGATCCCGTGAAAGAAAAGGGACATTGGAGGGCGCCAACTCGGCCGTCTCGACAACCGAAGGGCTGCGCGCGATCGATACGGGTGATACATCGCGCCCATTGTTCAAGGTGGAGAGATGGTGAATTGAGGGCAGGAAAAACAGAGGAAGACGGTCGGATCACCCTCATTCAATCGGATATCTGGATTGGCTTTCCGCGGGCCGAACAAGTTCTGGACCGTTTGCAGTGTATGATCGAAGCGCCAAGGCAAACCCGTATGCCTGGCCTTCTTGTGCATGGCGCGTCCGGGATCGGAAAGACGATGATCGCCCGCAATCTTTCGCGCAGATATGCACCGGAATATGACCCAGCATCGGGAATTACGCGAACGCCGCTGTTACTGTTACAAGCACCACCAGCTCCCGACGAACGACGGTTCTATCTGCACATCCTGGCGACCGTCGGGGCACCGGCCACGGCACTGAGCGCGCGCGCTCAAAATGTGGCCTCCCTCGAAGTCCGTGTCGTCGCGCTCTTGCGCGACCTTGGCCTGCGGATGATCATGATCGACGAAGTCCACAACCTCTTGGCCGGGACCCACCGCGAACAGCGCCGCTTTCTCAATGTTCTGCGGTATCTCAGCAATGAACTCGAAGTGTCGCTGGTCTGCCTGGGGGTCAGCGAGGCCGTCGATGCCATCCGTGGTGATATCCAGCTTGCCAGGCGGCTGGACGAACATCACCTTCCAAA includes:
- a CDS encoding DUF2933 domain-containing protein, translated to MQEDSESGGNRHGKLMHWGMMACCAVMLLPIAAFLIGGGTVAGLWANATVFAPLVLCVGAHFVMHKMMGRSCHGSDKHKKTAPQPVLIEDMTDSAVRR
- a CDS encoding c-type cytochrome gives rise to the protein MKSKLMIGLLAGTTMAAAAFAHGGAEGVVKERMDGMMAMGQSVKELAPMMRGEITYDAEAVRTGARVFVEHSEGMTELFPEGSAGKPSEAKSEIWSDWEEFSALAEQLKVVSEGLAEAADNGLMASGAGMDAGSMMGTQSPGSMMGASSMMGTSSGSPMMDYASMPADGAFNMVTQTCSACHAKFRYEAK
- a CDS encoding Mu transposase C-terminal domain-containing protein, which gives rise to MDDDREDFVAAGAEEARRAAVLRPLVQAYLKGTGSLESGINDAVWELGVSRATVWRWIKRLAEEGGRTSALASRKRGRPTGTTLISGKVEAVIEEHLRRYFLRRERPSLSRIVTEIRSACWQQGLQPPTRRTVQRRLDAMDAREIAKAREGAKAARQKFAPVVGDNKANRPLEVVQIDHTPADIILVDSFERKPIGRPWVTLAIDVATRMVTGYYTSLEAPSRLSVALCLTQAVAPKAELLAELVRNVPWPAQGKPHSIHVDNGRDFRSHAFRSACAEWGIDLVYRPPGSPHFGGHIERLIGTMMGAVHLLPGTTQSSVVAKGDYDAEGMATMTLSDFDRWFALEICRYNNSIHSSLGCTPVAKWEALSEQMMGDIPFEIEAFRVSFLPSELRKVRRDGIHLFQIRYWSDALAGHIGRGDGKVVVRYDPRDLSVIWVELDNDRYVEARYRNLEIPPVSLWEYREAMRNARALGKSGSNELVLAELIRQQRQIESESRSLTRAERRSRERKGTLEGANSAVSTTEGLRAIDTGDTSRPLFKVERW
- a CDS encoding c-type cytochrome, with the protein product MNFWGWFVGGFFVLGLGAVGWQALQPAPAQTAQGHSMVPPDTSGIPQGAPIANVLLPAEFSPQAQMGQRAFEAKCASCHGENAAGQNGVAPPLVHKIYEPNHHSDAAFLNAAQNGVQSHHWNFGNMPPVEGLTQGDVKMIAGYVRELQRANGIN
- a CDS encoding IS3 family transposase (programmed frameshift) — protein: MSKTTNKYSPEVRERAVRMVLDNAGQHESRWQAIVSISAKIGCSTNTLNDWVKKAEIDRGDRAGVSTEMAEKMKALERENRELKQANEILRKASAYFCDGGARPPTEVMIAFIDDYRGELGVEPICKHLPIAPSTYYDHLAKRADPDLRSDRFKRDDELRPEIERVFDENYKVYGVRKVWRQMRREGFDVARCTIARLMKDLGLQGVIRGKPHKTTIPDKKQPCPMDKVNRQFRVPAPNMLWVSDFTYVATWQGFVYVAFVIDTFARRIVGWRVSRTAHTGFVLDALEQAVHQRQPGVGLIHHSDRGSQYLAIKYTERLAEAGIEPSVGSVGDSYDNALAETINGLFKAEVIHRRGPWRSLDAVEYATLEWVDWFNNRRLLEPIGNIPPAEAEANFYAALVTKTIAA
- a CDS encoding TniB family NTP-binding protein; amino-acid sequence: MIHRAHCSRWRDGELRAGKTEEDGRITLIQSDIWIGFPRAEQVLDRLQCMIEAPRQTRMPGLLVHGASGIGKTMIARNLSRRYAPEYDPASGITRTPLLLLQAPPAPDERRFYLHILATVGAPATALSARAQNVASLEVRVVALLRDLGLRMIMIDEVHNLLAGTHREQRRFLNVLRYLSNELEVSLVCLGVSEAVDAIRGDIQLARRLDEHHLPNWRDDAEFSDMIQTLIAAMPLEKKSNLKVKSLKQILALTGGVTSRIFALIKDLSIDAIVTGDECITDDAIAKWTPVWSRHANPHRRLEKSGV
- a CDS encoding protein-disulfide reductase DsbD domain-containing protein; the protein is MTIWRSPIRLAFCGTLAAAMFWLLIPFAATAEVSVAHKVTAVEARLISAEDAVSAEAQTLSAGLDLNLADGWKTYWRSPGEVGIPPQIDWSGSTNVAGVDFLWPAPERFTAFGIENFGYHDEVVFPLQITLKDPGEPVELRANVKLLTCSAVCVPQDFDLALSLPQGNSIDQVSANRIGAFLARVPAEGGAAGVTAATSHINDDFTRLTIEIAATTAFKTPDVFPEIGDGNTLGKPDIRLGASGRTLWAEFPILAYMADTDAPPRVTVTDGPDHALTVTPDRATTAPTPPFSIDRVVPGIDQVIWIAIIAFLGGLILNAMPCVLPVLSIKLSSALKSEGRGNAQVRAGFLAAAAGVMVFMWALAAVLFALQKIGVAVGWGLQFQSPTFLVLMLLILGLFTANLFGLFEFSLPAALTTRLMKAGGTAGYGADFATGFFGAVMATPCSAPFLGTAIAFALAGRVIDIAVVFTFLGLGLASPYLLVAIVPNVVRFVPKPGRWMIALKAGLGILLMGTAAWLFYVLLGVAGSRAALTVASLGAVMLFIAASPWVPRSLRWPFGLALAALAVAAAPFLATPAAPDAQAGKIAWVTFDRGDCRVALNCEMRNPTKSTALLCP